In the genome of Thermus sp. LT1-2-5, one region contains:
- the aceA gene encoding isocitrate lyase, with protein MEPLSMLTPEMREEAEALRREWATNPRWKGVKRDYRPEDVVRLRPSIPIEHTLAKRGAEKLWRLLHERPYVHTFGAYTGAMAVQMVRAGLEAIYLSGWQVAADANLAWQTYPDQSLYPYNSVPQIVKRINNALMRADQIERSEGKVSRDWYVPIVADAEAGFGGALNVFELTKAMIEAGAAGIHYEDQLASEKKCGHLGGKVLVPTSQHIRTLQAARLAADVMGVPTVIIARTDAEAATLITSDIDERDRPFILKDERTPEGFYRVKNGIEAGIARALAYAPYADVIWMETSKPDLEEARKFAEAVKREFPDKLLAYNLSPSFNWKKFLDDETIAKFNRELGEMGYKFQFITLAGWHTLNYYTWELAKGYKARGMPAFVELQQKEFLAQAQGFTAVKHQREVGAGYFDEVVLALTQGQASTLALKGSTEEAQFNEPVH; from the coding sequence GTGGAACCCCTCAGCATGCTGACCCCGGAGATGCGGGAAGAGGCGGAGGCCCTTAGGCGGGAGTGGGCGACCAACCCCCGGTGGAAGGGGGTGAAGCGGGACTATCGGCCCGAGGACGTGGTGCGCCTCAGGCCCAGTATCCCCATAGAGCACACCCTGGCCAAACGGGGGGCGGAAAAGCTCTGGCGGCTCCTCCACGAGCGCCCTTACGTCCACACCTTTGGCGCCTACACCGGGGCCATGGCGGTGCAGATGGTGCGGGCGGGCCTCGAGGCCATCTACCTCTCCGGCTGGCAGGTGGCGGCGGACGCCAACCTGGCCTGGCAGACCTACCCCGACCAGTCCCTCTACCCCTACAACTCCGTGCCCCAAATCGTGAAGCGCATCAACAACGCCCTCATGCGGGCCGACCAGATCGAGCGCTCTGAGGGCAAGGTGAGCCGGGACTGGTACGTGCCCATCGTGGCCGACGCCGAGGCGGGCTTTGGTGGAGCCCTCAACGTCTTTGAGCTCACCAAGGCCATGATCGAGGCGGGGGCCGCCGGCATCCACTACGAGGACCAGCTGGCCTCGGAAAAGAAGTGCGGCCACCTGGGGGGCAAGGTCCTGGTGCCCACCTCCCAGCACATCCGCACCCTGCAGGCGGCCCGCCTGGCGGCGGACGTCATGGGGGTGCCCACGGTGATCATCGCCCGCACCGACGCCGAGGCCGCCACCCTCATCACCAGCGACATCGACGAGCGCGACCGCCCCTTCATCCTTAAGGACGAGCGCACCCCCGAGGGCTTCTACCGGGTGAAGAACGGGATCGAGGCGGGTATCGCCCGGGCCCTGGCCTACGCCCCCTACGCTGACGTCATCTGGATGGAAACCTCCAAGCCCGACCTGGAGGAGGCCCGCAAGTTCGCCGAGGCGGTGAAGCGGGAGTTCCCCGACAAGCTTCTCGCCTACAACCTCTCCCCCTCCTTCAACTGGAAGAAGTTCCTGGACGACGAAACCATCGCCAAGTTCAACCGGGAGCTGGGGGAGATGGGCTACAAGTTCCAGTTCATCACCCTGGCGGGCTGGCACACCCTGAACTACTACACCTGGGAGCTGGCCAAGGGCTACAAGGCCCGGGGCATGCCCGCCTTCGTGGAGCTCCAGCAGAAGGAGTTCCTGGCCCAAGCCCAGGGCTTCACCGCCGTCAAGCACCAGCGGGAGGTGGGGGCGGGCTACTTCGACGAGGTGGTCCTGGCCCTAACCCAAGGGCAGGCCTCCACCCTGGCCCTGAAGGGCTCCACGGAGGAGGCCCAGTTCAACGAGCCGGTCCACTAA
- a CDS encoding FAD-dependent oxidoreductase gives MGKRMVVVGGVAGGASAAAKAKRENPELEVVVYEKSGWVSYGACGLPYVLSGEIPSLSKLVARTPEEFRKQGVVVHTHHEVVDIDPLGRVLTVFDHREGRTFQDRYEYLVLATGARPSIPPIPGTEQAGVYTLRSMEDGERLLKALEGARRAAILGAGYIGLEVAEAFRKRGLEVTLLEAKERPLPHWDEEVGTLLRKELERHGVEVWTGVRVLALRGAGRVEAVETSEGVVPADLVLVATGVRPNTELAQAMGVALGPTGAIATDHRMRTNLDGVFAAGDVAESFHQVLKRPYWLPLGDVANKHGRTAGSVIAGKEARFHGVVGTAIFKAFGLAVATTGLSLEAALKEGYRAKKVFIQSRDGAHYYPGSAPLWVELVYEEGTERLLGGAVVAHGHGALRVDVLAALLHRGSTLEDLLALDLAYAPPYSPVWDPLLIAAQQAR, from the coding sequence ATGGGCAAGCGCATGGTGGTGGTGGGCGGGGTGGCGGGAGGCGCTTCCGCCGCTGCCAAGGCCAAGCGGGAAAATCCCGAGCTGGAGGTGGTGGTCTACGAGAAGTCTGGATGGGTTTCCTACGGGGCCTGCGGCCTGCCGTATGTGCTCTCGGGGGAGATCCCAAGCCTCTCCAAGCTGGTCGCCCGCACCCCGGAGGAGTTTCGCAAGCAAGGGGTCGTGGTCCACACCCACCACGAGGTAGTGGACATAGACCCTTTGGGCCGGGTCCTCACGGTGTTCGATCACCGGGAGGGGCGTACCTTCCAAGACCGTTACGAGTACCTGGTCCTGGCCACGGGCGCCAGGCCCAGCATCCCCCCCATTCCCGGCACGGAGCAGGCAGGGGTCTACACCCTGAGGAGCATGGAGGACGGGGAGCGGCTTCTGAAAGCTCTGGAAGGGGCCCGGCGGGCCGCCATCCTGGGGGCGGGGTACATCGGCCTCGAGGTGGCGGAGGCCTTCCGCAAGCGGGGCCTCGAGGTCACCCTCCTGGAGGCCAAGGAACGCCCCCTGCCCCACTGGGACGAGGAGGTGGGAACCCTCCTCAGAAAGGAGCTGGAACGCCACGGGGTGGAGGTCTGGACCGGGGTGCGGGTCCTGGCCCTAAGGGGCGCAGGCCGGGTGGAGGCGGTGGAGACCTCGGAGGGGGTGGTGCCGGCGGATCTGGTCCTGGTGGCCACGGGGGTGCGGCCCAACACCGAACTGGCCCAGGCCATGGGGGTGGCCCTAGGGCCCACGGGGGCCATCGCCACCGACCACCGGATGCGCACCAACCTGGATGGGGTTTTCGCCGCCGGAGATGTGGCGGAAAGCTTCCACCAGGTGCTTAAGCGCCCCTACTGGCTTCCCCTGGGCGACGTGGCCAACAAGCATGGCCGCACCGCAGGAAGCGTCATCGCCGGCAAGGAAGCCCGCTTTCACGGGGTGGTGGGCACGGCCATCTTCAAGGCCTTCGGCCTGGCGGTGGCCACCACGGGGCTCTCCTTAGAGGCCGCCCTGAAGGAGGGGTACCGGGCCAAGAAGGTCTTCATCCAAAGCCGGGACGGGGCCCACTACTACCCGGGAAGCGCGCCCCTTTGGGTGGAGCTGGTGTACGAGGAGGGGACGGAGAGGCTTTTGGGGGGCGCGGTGGTGGCCCACGGGCACGGGGCCCTCCGGGTGGATGTCCTGGCCGCCCTCCTCCACCGCGGGAGCACCCTCGAGGACCTCCTGGCCCTGGACCTGGCCTATGCGCCCCCCTATAGCCCCGTCTGGGACCCCCTCCTCATCGCCGCCCAGCAGGCTCGCTAG
- a CDS encoding ABC transporter ATP-binding protein, whose product MLRAENLTKRYRQGEKEVVALQGFTYAFPQGATAVVGPSGSGKTTLLNLLAGLDLPTEGGVYLGETPLHRLSEDERAEARLRHMGFVFQQWNLIPTLTAWENVAFPLLLAGWPPAKRRSRALELLDGVGLSPRAHHLPSRLSGGEQQRVALARALALDPPILFADEPTGNLDAESKEQVAALLFQAGKERTLILVTHDLELAARAERILHLRGGRLFREEVPWKAP is encoded by the coding sequence ATGCTTCGGGCCGAGAACCTGACCAAGCGCTACCGGCAAGGGGAGAAGGAGGTGGTGGCCCTCCAAGGCTTCACCTACGCCTTCCCCCAAGGAGCCACGGCGGTGGTGGGGCCTTCAGGAAGCGGCAAGACCACCCTCCTCAACCTCCTCGCCGGGCTGGACCTGCCCACGGAAGGTGGGGTCTACCTGGGGGAAACCCCTCTCCACCGCCTTTCCGAGGACGAGCGGGCGGAGGCGCGCCTTAGGCACATGGGCTTCGTCTTCCAGCAGTGGAACCTCATCCCCACCCTGACCGCTTGGGAAAACGTGGCCTTCCCCCTCCTCCTTGCGGGCTGGCCCCCCGCCAAAAGGCGCTCCCGGGCCCTGGAGCTTTTGGACGGGGTGGGGCTTTCCCCCCGGGCCCACCACCTCCCGAGCCGCCTTTCCGGCGGGGAACAGCAACGGGTGGCCCTGGCCCGGGCCCTGGCCCTGGACCCCCCCATCCTCTTCGCCGACGAGCCCACGGGCAACCTGGACGCCGAGTCCAAGGAGCAGGTGGCGGCCCTCCTCTTCCAGGCGGGGAAGGAGCGCACCCTCATCCTGGTAACCCACGATCTGGAACTGGCCGCCCGGGCGGAGCGCATCCTCCACCTGAGGGGGGGAAGGCTCTTTCGGGAAGAGGTACCCTGGAAGGCGCCGTAG
- a CDS encoding ABC transporter permease, with protein sequence MEVFYLVLRHLLARPVRSLLTLLGVLIATASMVLFLSFGEGLRRALFQELSRVGPAIQVVPEGSEGLAFSAYPEITPAQVEALRRAAQALGAQAVIPTLFLARGGLDPQSSFFFQGLPPGVSPDLLYPGLRAKEGRLLPSEGGAVVGAKLAQRTGLALGSPLRLSPQVTLRVEGILEETGGLADNLIFAPLKALQTVLGTENVGAVLVALSPGQKAEEVARALEGAVPGLKAQTTGEVMRFAERALRISDLVRFGISLVALAVGGLLVANTVMMSVYERTREFGVMRALGARRGFIFRLVVLEALLLALLGGVGGLALGGAVSQAINLYTQSEVGLALSAVTPRLSLFALLVALSLGLLAGLLPAHHASRIPVVEALGRV encoded by the coding sequence ATGGAAGTCTTCTACCTGGTCCTGCGCCACCTCCTGGCCCGGCCCGTGCGGAGCCTCCTCACCCTCCTGGGAGTCCTGATCGCCACCGCCAGCATGGTCCTTTTCCTCTCCTTCGGGGAGGGGCTTCGGCGCGCCCTGTTCCAGGAGCTTTCCCGGGTGGGCCCGGCCATCCAGGTGGTGCCCGAAGGGAGCGAGGGCTTGGCCTTTAGCGCCTACCCGGAGATCACCCCCGCCCAGGTGGAGGCGCTACGGCGGGCGGCCCAGGCCCTGGGGGCGCAGGCGGTGATCCCCACCCTCTTCCTGGCCCGGGGCGGCCTTGACCCGCAAAGCAGCTTCTTCTTCCAAGGGCTTCCCCCAGGAGTGAGCCCCGACCTCCTCTACCCTGGGCTTAGGGCCAAGGAGGGCCGCCTCCTTCCCTCGGAAGGCGGGGCGGTGGTGGGGGCCAAGCTGGCCCAGCGGACCGGGCTGGCCCTAGGAAGCCCGTTGCGCCTTTCCCCCCAGGTGACCCTTAGGGTGGAGGGGATCTTGGAGGAAACCGGGGGGCTGGCCGACAACCTCATCTTCGCCCCCCTGAAGGCCCTGCAGACGGTTTTGGGCACGGAAAACGTGGGCGCCGTCCTGGTGGCTCTAAGCCCGGGGCAGAAGGCGGAGGAGGTGGCCCGGGCTCTAGAGGGAGCGGTTCCCGGCCTCAAGGCCCAGACCACGGGGGAGGTGATGCGCTTCGCCGAGCGGGCCCTGAGGATCAGCGACCTGGTGCGCTTCGGCATCAGCCTGGTGGCCTTGGCGGTGGGGGGCCTCCTGGTGGCCAACACGGTGATGATGTCCGTTTACGAGCGCACGCGGGAGTTCGGGGTCATGCGGGCCTTGGGGGCTAGAAGGGGCTTTATCTTCCGGCTCGTGGTGCTGGAAGCCCTCCTCCTAGCCCTCTTGGGCGGGGTGGGGGGGCTCGCCCTAGGCGGGGCGGTATCCCAGGCCATCAACCTCTACACCCAAAGCGAGGTGGGCCTGGCCCTCTCTGCGGTGACGCCCAGGCTTTCCCTCTTTGCCCTCCTGGTGGCCCTAAGCCTGGGGCTTTTGGCCGGGCTTCTTCCCGCCCACCACGCAAGCCGCATCCCGGTGGTGGAAGCCTTGGGGAGGGTGTGA
- a CDS encoding FAD-linked oxidase C-terminal domain-containing protein: MDKVEALKSLLPGRVETSPSERRRHGKDEGYPAEGEVLAVVYPEGVEDVQKALAWAREHRIAVIPFGAGTSLEGALLPLGEAISLDMSRMNRVLRVQPEDFLCVVEPGLTRKALNEALKGTGLFFPVDPGADATLGGMAATNASGTTTVRYGGMRQNVLALQVVLASGEVLELGRGVRKTSAGYDLKDLFLGSEGTLGVITRLTLRLHPLPEHVHTLRVFFPGVEEAAEASYRVMATGLPVARLELLDELALKALNRYLGADFPERPALFLEFHSSTREALEAESALALELMREAGALAVEVAKTEEERKRQWEARHQAYWALVHLFPGHRFLITDTAVPLSRLPEAVRYAQGLLSEMGLTGNILGHVGDGNFHTLVPVLPEDYEKAEAYAEKLVKKALELEGTCTAEHGVGLRKRKYLPLEHGPALDWMRRLKALLDPEGLLNPGKVV, encoded by the coding sequence ATGGACAAGGTGGAAGCCCTAAAGAGCCTCCTGCCCGGCAGGGTGGAAACCTCCCCTTCGGAAAGGCGGCGCCACGGCAAGGACGAGGGGTACCCGGCGGAAGGGGAGGTCCTGGCCGTGGTCTACCCGGAAGGGGTAGAGGACGTGCAAAAGGCCCTCGCCTGGGCCCGGGAACACCGCATAGCCGTCATCCCCTTCGGGGCGGGGACGAGCCTGGAGGGCGCCCTTTTGCCCTTGGGGGAGGCCATCAGCCTGGACATGTCCCGCATGAACCGGGTCCTTCGGGTCCAGCCCGAGGACTTCCTCTGCGTGGTGGAGCCCGGCCTCACCCGCAAGGCCCTCAACGAGGCCCTCAAGGGCACGGGCCTCTTCTTCCCCGTGGACCCCGGGGCCGACGCCACCTTAGGGGGCATGGCCGCCACCAACGCCAGCGGCACCACCACGGTGCGCTACGGGGGAATGCGGCAAAACGTCCTGGCCCTCCAGGTGGTCCTGGCGAGCGGAGAGGTCCTGGAGCTCGGGCGGGGGGTGCGCAAGACCTCGGCGGGCTACGACCTCAAGGACCTCTTCCTCGGTTCAGAGGGGACCTTAGGGGTCATCACCCGCCTAACCCTCCGCCTCCACCCCCTGCCGGAGCACGTGCACACCTTAAGGGTCTTCTTCCCCGGGGTGGAGGAGGCGGCGGAGGCGAGTTACCGGGTGATGGCCACGGGGCTTCCCGTAGCCCGCCTGGAGCTTTTGGACGAGCTCGCCCTAAAGGCCCTCAACCGCTACCTGGGGGCGGACTTCCCCGAGCGCCCCGCCCTTTTCCTGGAGTTCCACTCCTCCACCCGGGAAGCCCTGGAGGCGGAAAGCGCCCTGGCCCTAGAGCTCATGCGGGAGGCGGGGGCCTTGGCCGTGGAGGTGGCCAAGACAGAAGAGGAGCGGAAGAGGCAGTGGGAGGCCCGGCACCAGGCCTACTGGGCCCTGGTCCACCTCTTTCCCGGCCACCGCTTCTTGATCACGGACACCGCCGTGCCGCTTTCCCGCCTCCCCGAGGCGGTGCGCTACGCCCAAGGGCTCCTAAGCGAGATGGGCCTCACCGGGAACATCCTGGGCCACGTGGGGGATGGCAACTTCCACACCTTGGTCCCCGTCTTGCCCGAGGACTACGAAAAGGCGGAGGCCTACGCGGAAAAGCTGGTAAAAAAGGCCCTGGAACTCGAGGGCACCTGCACCGCAGAGCACGGGGTGGGCCTAAGGAAGCGGAAGTACCTCCCCCTGGAGCACGGCCCCGCCCTGGACTGGATGCGGCGGCTCAAGGCGCTTCTAGACCCCGAGGGCCTCCTGAACCCGGGCAAGGTGGTTTAG
- a CDS encoding MFS transporter, with protein MRSASGLGGAAGGFFLSVWGGPKQRVHGVFLGMAFSSLALALMGVVEGPMGWALLAFMEAFFIPLLNGSNQAIWQAKVPLAVQGKVFAARRMIAWFATPLAMVLSGPLADRVFESRLGQGEGIAFMLLLFGGLGVLWGLSGYLFPQVREVETLLPDAKAD; from the coding sequence GTGCGCTCCGCCTCGGGCTTGGGCGGGGCGGCGGGGGGGTTTTTCCTCTCGGTGTGGGGCGGTCCCAAGCAGCGCGTCCACGGGGTCTTTTTGGGCATGGCCTTTTCCAGCCTGGCCCTGGCCCTCATGGGGGTGGTGGAAGGGCCCATGGGGTGGGCGCTTTTGGCCTTCATGGAGGCGTTTTTTATCCCCCTCCTGAACGGCTCGAACCAGGCCATCTGGCAGGCTAAGGTACCCCTGGCGGTCCAGGGCAAGGTCTTCGCCGCCCGGCGCATGATCGCCTGGTTCGCCACCCCTTTGGCCATGGTTCTTTCCGGGCCCCTAGCCGACCGGGTTTTTGAGTCCCGCTTAGGGCAGGGGGAGGGCATCGCCTTCATGCTCCTCCTCTTCGGGGGCCTGGGGGTGCTTTGGGGGCTTTCCGGCTACCTCTTCCCCCAGGTGCGGGAGGTGGAAACCCTCCTCCCTGACGCCAAGGCGGACTAA
- a CDS encoding aldo/keto reductase family protein codes for MGEMRYRKLGKWGLKVSEISLGAWVTFGDVVKDKETIRQIVKIAYEGGVNFFDNADVYARGLAEEIMGEVLQEFPRHTLVLSTKAYWPMSEDPNDRGLSRKHLLESITKSLKRLKTDYVDLFFAHRYDPEVPMEEIVYTMHTIVEKGYALYWGTSEWPAPRIAEAVAFAKANGLHPPIVEQPQYSMLYRERLENEILPEAERFGLGLVVWSPLAQGMLTGKYDEGIPEDSRFARYDQFRARYLTEENRKKVLQLKAVAEELGLTRTQLALAWVLRLPGISSAITGATRPEQIRESLGAAGVDLPKEALEKIEAILKGEA; via the coding sequence ATGGGTGAGATGCGCTACCGAAAGCTCGGCAAGTGGGGCCTGAAGGTTTCCGAAATCTCCTTGGGGGCCTGGGTCACCTTTGGGGACGTGGTCAAGGACAAGGAGACCATCCGCCAAATCGTCAAGATCGCCTACGAGGGTGGGGTGAACTTCTTTGACAACGCCGACGTCTACGCCCGGGGCCTGGCGGAGGAGATCATGGGGGAGGTCCTCCAGGAGTTCCCCCGGCACACCCTGGTCCTCTCCACCAAGGCCTATTGGCCCATGTCGGAAGACCCCAATGACCGGGGCCTGAGCCGCAAGCACCTCCTGGAGAGCATCACCAAAAGCTTGAAGCGGCTGAAGACCGACTACGTGGACCTCTTCTTCGCCCACCGCTACGATCCCGAGGTGCCCATGGAGGAGATCGTCTACACCATGCACACCATCGTGGAGAAGGGCTACGCCCTCTACTGGGGCACCTCGGAGTGGCCCGCTCCCCGCATCGCCGAGGCGGTGGCCTTCGCCAAGGCAAACGGCCTCCACCCGCCCATCGTGGAGCAACCCCAGTACTCCATGCTCTACCGGGAACGGTTGGAAAACGAGATCCTCCCCGAGGCGGAGCGGTTCGGCCTGGGGCTGGTGGTGTGGAGCCCCTTGGCCCAGGGGATGCTCACGGGCAAGTACGACGAAGGGATCCCCGAAGACAGCCGCTTCGCCCGCTACGACCAGTTCCGGGCCCGCTACCTCACGGAGGAAAACCGCAAGAAGGTGCTGCAGCTCAAGGCGGTGGCGGAGGAGTTGGGCCTCACCCGCACCCAGCTGGCCCTGGCCTGGGTGCTAAGGCTCCCCGGCATCTCCAGCGCCATCACCGGGGCCACGCGGCCCGAACAGATCCGGGAAAGCCTGGGCGCAGCCGGGGTGGACCTGCCCAAAGAAGCCCTGGAGAAGATTGAAGCCATCCTAAAGGGCGAGGCCTAG
- a CDS encoding CDGSH iron-sulfur domain-containing protein, with the protein MRLEFLENGPIRLAGARFRIRIGDKDEILEKPRVFLCRCGGSAKKPFCDGTHKALGFQAEGGVLEVEGN; encoded by the coding sequence ATGCGCCTGGAATTCCTGGAGAACGGACCCATTCGTTTGGCAGGTGCCCGTTTTCGTATACGTATAGGAGATAAGGACGAAATCCTGGAAAAACCCCGGGTCTTCCTCTGCCGCTGCGGGGGCTCGGCCAAGAAGCCCTTCTGCGACGGCACCCACAAGGCCCTTGGCTTCCAGGCGGAGGGCGGGGTGCTGGAGGTAGAAGGAAACTGA
- the erpA gene encoding iron-sulfur cluster insertion protein ErpA encodes MVETQEAVIRITPLAAEKAKEILARYGKEHAAIRVYIKSGGCSGFQYGMAVDERELEGDTFVEMHGVRLVVDPMSLPYLVGSEIDWVESLIGGGFTVNNPNAASTCGCGHSFRTKDQEGEARTCGH; translated from the coding sequence ATGGTAGAAACGCAGGAAGCAGTTATCCGCATTACCCCGTTGGCGGCGGAAAAGGCTAAGGAGATCCTGGCCCGGTACGGCAAAGAGCACGCAGCCATCCGGGTCTACATCAAATCCGGAGGGTGCTCTGGCTTCCAGTACGGCATGGCCGTAGACGAGCGGGAGCTGGAGGGGGACACCTTTGTGGAGATGCACGGGGTGCGCCTAGTGGTGGACCCCATGTCCTTACCCTACCTGGTGGGCTCGGAGATCGACTGGGTGGAAAGCCTCATAGGGGGTGGTTTCACGGTGAATAACCCCAACGCCGCCAGCACCTGCGGCTGCGGCCACTCCTTCCGCACCAAGGACCAGGAGGGTGAGGCCCGCACTTGCGGCCACTAA
- a CDS encoding peptide ABC transporter substrate-binding protein: MRKLGKLAVLGLTALGLALAGPQDNSLVVGASQEPRVLAGDFLSVISNQAIKSEIEGYLFAPFIGFNADSQNFPVLATEVPTQQNGRLRVVDIGGGKKRLEMDLTIRPDARWSDGRPITTDDVAFYYEVGKAKGMPTLDPDYWERVQLRVKDARNFTVIFEPAYYYDTYGSPMGYAPKHIMGAEWERVKAAARNLDPDKDAERLNELYRNFFLKFATPQALNRGAMVYSGPFKLRRWVPGNSIEMERNPNFPIKPEGGESKYVQKVVYRFIQNTNSLLVAIIGGSIDATSSVSITFDQARSPQLARRAPGRFDIWFVPGAIWEHIDINKFENCQTVRDLGLNDKRTRQAILHALNREGLVRAFFDGLQPVAHTWIAPVNPLFNPNVRKYEFDLKKAEALLAEMGWRKGPDGILQRTVGGRTVRFEIEYVTTAGNVVRERTQQFFAEDLRKIGIAVKINNAPSAVVFADDYIQRASECKWTGMFEFAWIANLQENAFLFQYRNLNTGAVMVPTKENNYQGQNIGGWRNDEFDRLTSQAVLEFDEARRKQLFARAQEIWAEELPALPLYFRSNPYVVRQGLVNYVSSAYAGGFGYPGWNAWEIGWASRGAVKKWDQAKYALSIK, translated from the coding sequence ATGAGGAAACTAGGCAAACTGGCTGTACTCGGTTTAACTGCCTTGGGTCTTGCCCTGGCAGGGCCCCAGGACAACAGCTTGGTCGTCGGGGCCTCGCAGGAGCCCCGGGTGCTGGCGGGGGACTTCCTTTCCGTCATCTCCAACCAGGCTATAAAGAGCGAGATTGAGGGCTACCTCTTCGCCCCCTTCATCGGCTTTAACGCCGACAGCCAGAACTTCCCGGTCCTGGCCACCGAAGTGCCCACGCAACAAAACGGGCGCCTCCGGGTGGTGGATATTGGCGGGGGCAAGAAGCGGCTGGAGATGGACCTCACCATCCGGCCCGACGCCCGCTGGTCCGACGGCCGCCCCATCACCACGGACGATGTGGCCTTCTACTACGAGGTGGGCAAGGCTAAGGGCATGCCTACGCTGGACCCGGACTACTGGGAGCGGGTGCAGCTTCGGGTTAAGGACGCCCGCAACTTCACCGTGATCTTTGAGCCCGCCTACTACTACGACACCTACGGCTCTCCCATGGGCTACGCTCCCAAGCACATCATGGGCGCAGAGTGGGAGCGGGTGAAGGCTGCGGCCCGCAACCTGGATCCTGACAAGGATGCGGAGCGGCTCAACGAGCTCTACCGCAACTTCTTCCTCAAGTTCGCCACGCCCCAGGCCCTGAACCGGGGGGCCATGGTCTACTCCGGGCCCTTCAAGCTCAGGCGCTGGGTGCCGGGCAACTCCATTGAGATGGAGCGGAACCCCAACTTCCCCATCAAGCCCGAAGGTGGGGAGAGCAAGTACGTGCAAAAGGTGGTTTACCGCTTCATCCAGAACACCAACTCCCTCCTCGTGGCCATCATCGGGGGTTCCATCGATGCCACCTCTAGCGTCTCCATCACCTTCGATCAGGCCCGCAGCCCCCAGCTTGCCCGGCGCGCTCCTGGTCGCTTTGACATCTGGTTCGTGCCCGGGGCCATCTGGGAGCACATCGACATCAACAAGTTTGAGAACTGCCAGACCGTGCGCGACCTGGGCCTGAACGACAAGCGCACCCGCCAGGCTATCCTCCACGCCCTGAACCGCGAGGGGCTGGTGAGGGCCTTCTTTGACGGGCTTCAGCCCGTGGCCCACACCTGGATTGCTCCCGTCAACCCCCTCTTCAACCCCAACGTTCGGAAGTACGAGTTTGATCTGAAGAAGGCGGAGGCCCTCCTGGCGGAGATGGGTTGGCGCAAGGGACCCGACGGGATCCTGCAGCGCACCGTGGGCGGGCGCACCGTGCGCTTCGAGATCGAGTACGTGACCACCGCGGGCAACGTGGTCCGGGAGCGCACGCAGCAGTTCTTCGCCGAGGACCTGAGGAAGATCGGCATTGCCGTTAAGATCAACAACGCCCCTTCCGCCGTGGTCTTCGCCGACGACTACATCCAGCGCGCCTCCGAGTGCAAGTGGACGGGGATGTTTGAGTTCGCTTGGATAGCTAACCTCCAAGAAAATGCTTTCCTCTTCCAGTACCGGAACCTGAACACTGGGGCCGTTATGGTTCCCACCAAGGAGAACAACTACCAGGGCCAGAACATCGGCGGCTGGCGCAACGACGAGTTTGACCGCCTCACGAGCCAGGCGGTGCTGGAGTTCGACGAGGCCCGCAGGAAGCAGCTCTTTGCCCGGGCGCAGGAGATCTGGGCTGAGGAGCTTCCTGCCCTGCCCCTCTACTTCCGCTCTAACCCCTACGTGGTGCGCCAGGGCCTTGTGAACTACGTGTCCAGCGCCTACGCCGGCGGCTTCGGCTACCCCGGCTGGAACGCCTGGGAAATCGGCTGGGCCAGCCGTGGGGCCGTGAAGAAGTGGGACCAGGCGAAGTACGCCCTTTCCATCAAGTAG